The following are from one region of the Streptomyces rubrogriseus genome:
- a CDS encoding nucleoside deaminase, whose translation MTTDTLETGIREFERAWMDKAIELATASVRNGGGPFGALIAKGGEIVALGNNQVTAGLDPTAHAEVSAIRAACKALDTFSLEGCTLVTSCEPCPMCLSSALWARVDRLVFSADRHDAAVAGFDDRKFYDLFEKRPQANWPMTVEHLDLPHRTQPFDAWIAKTDRVDY comes from the coding sequence ATGACGACCGACACCCTCGAGACCGGCATCCGCGAGTTCGAGCGCGCCTGGATGGACAAGGCGATCGAGCTGGCCACCGCCAGCGTCCGCAACGGCGGCGGCCCCTTCGGCGCCCTGATCGCCAAGGGCGGTGAGATCGTCGCCCTCGGCAACAACCAGGTGACCGCCGGCCTCGACCCCACCGCGCACGCCGAGGTCAGCGCCATCCGCGCGGCCTGCAAGGCGCTCGACACGTTCAGCCTGGAAGGCTGCACGCTCGTCACGTCCTGCGAGCCCTGCCCGATGTGCCTCTCCTCGGCCCTGTGGGCCCGCGTCGACCGCCTCGTCTTCTCCGCCGACCGCCACGACGCCGCCGTGGCCGGCTTCGACGACCGCAAGTTCTACGACCTGTTCGAGAAGCGCCCGCAGGCGAACTGGCCCATGACCGTGGAACACCTCGACCTGCCCCACCGCACCCAGCCGTTCGACGCCTGGATCGCCAAGACCGACCGCGTCGACTACTGA
- the xdhC gene encoding xanthine dehydrogenase accessory protein XdhC: MTWVAAVARLRARREPGVLVTVATVRGHAPRDAGAKLVVGRTETWGSIGGGNVEAVAVDRAREMIAAAAPEPEMLDFALNDKVTNRHGVQCCGGTVAVLLEPLPVVRAVAVFGVGHVGLELARILARQDLDLHLVDSRAELLAEERLGVLSDAVAQVHTHHTPLLPEEVLAELPPGTHVLIMTHDHAEDAALCDAALRTDHLGSVGLIGSAAKWARFRKRLADEGGHDDAVIDRIKTPIGLADITGKEPATIAVSVAADLLRTFEADGD; the protein is encoded by the coding sequence ATGACCTGGGTCGCCGCGGTCGCGCGGTTGCGGGCCCGCCGGGAGCCCGGCGTGCTGGTGACCGTCGCGACCGTGCGCGGCCACGCCCCACGCGACGCCGGTGCCAAGCTCGTCGTGGGGCGGACCGAAACCTGGGGCTCGATCGGTGGCGGCAACGTCGAGGCCGTCGCCGTCGACCGGGCCCGGGAGATGATCGCGGCGGCCGCACCGGAGCCGGAGATGCTGGACTTCGCCCTCAACGACAAGGTGACCAACCGGCACGGCGTGCAGTGCTGCGGCGGCACCGTCGCCGTACTGCTCGAACCGCTGCCGGTGGTCCGGGCGGTGGCGGTCTTCGGCGTCGGCCACGTCGGTCTGGAACTGGCGCGCATCCTGGCCCGCCAGGACCTCGACCTCCACCTGGTCGACAGCCGCGCCGAGCTGCTGGCCGAGGAGCGGCTCGGCGTGCTGTCGGACGCCGTGGCGCAGGTGCACACGCACCACACGCCGCTGCTGCCGGAGGAGGTGCTGGCCGAGCTGCCGCCCGGCACCCACGTCCTGATCATGACCCACGACCACGCCGAGGACGCCGCCCTGTGCGACGCCGCCCTGCGCACGGACCACCTGGGGTCCGTCGGACTGATCGGGTCGGCGGCCAAGTGGGCGCGGTTCCGCAAGCGCCTCGCCGACGAGGGCGGCCACGACGACGCCGTCATCGACCGGATCAAGACCCCGATCGGGTTGGCCGACATCACCGGCAAGGAGCCCGCGACCATCGCCGTGAGCGTGGCGGCGGACCTGCTGCGCACCTTCGAGGCCGACGGGGACTGA
- the xdhB gene encoding xanthine dehydrogenase molybdopterin binding subunit has product MSHLSERPEKPVVGVSMPHESAVQHVTGAALYTDDLVQRTKDVLHAYPVQVMKARGRVTAVRTGAALAVPGVVRVLTGADVPGVNDAGMKHDEPLFPDEVMFHGHAVAWVLGETLEAARIGAAAVEVDLEELPSVITLQDAVAADSYHGARPVMTHGDVDAGFADSAHVFTGEFQFSGQEHFYLETHAALAQVDENGQVFIQSSTQHPSETQEIVSHVLGVPAHEVTVQCLRMGGGFGGKEMQPHGFAAVAALGAKLTGRPVRFRLNRTQDLTMSGKRHGFHATWKIGFDTEGRIQALDATLTADGGWSLDLSEPVLARALCHIDNTYWIPNARVAGRIAKTNTVSNTAFRGFGGPQGMLVIEDILGRCAPRLGVDAKELRERNFYRPGQGQTTPYGQPVTQPERIAAVWRQVQDNGHIADREREIAAFNAAHPHTKRALAVTGVKFGISFNLTAFNQGGALVLIYKDGSVLINHGGTEMGQGLHTKMLQVAATTLGIPLHKVRLAPTRTDKVPNTSATAASSGADLNGGAVKNACEQLRERLLRVAASQLGSNAADVRIVEGVARSLGSDQELAWDDLVRTAYFQRVQLSAAGYYRTEGLHWDAKTFRGSPFKYFAIGAAATEVEVDGFTGAYRIRRVDIVHDVGDSLSPLIDIGQVEGGFVQGAGWLTLEDLRWDTGDGPNRGRLLTQAASTYKLPSFSEMPEEFNVTLLENATEEGAVFGSKAVGEPPLMLAFSVREALRQAAAAFGPRGTAVELASPATPEAVYWAIESARQGGTAGNGRVSDEAAAGGAVRTGVEALSGA; this is encoded by the coding sequence ATGAGCCACCTGTCCGAGCGTCCCGAGAAGCCCGTCGTCGGCGTCTCCATGCCGCACGAGAGTGCGGTCCAGCACGTCACCGGTGCCGCGCTGTACACCGACGACCTGGTCCAGCGCACCAAGGACGTGCTGCACGCCTACCCGGTCCAGGTCATGAAGGCCCGCGGCCGGGTCACGGCAGTACGCACCGGGGCCGCCCTCGCGGTGCCCGGCGTGGTGCGGGTGCTGACCGGCGCCGACGTGCCCGGTGTCAACGACGCCGGCATGAAGCACGACGAGCCGCTCTTCCCCGACGAGGTCATGTTCCACGGCCACGCGGTCGCCTGGGTGCTCGGCGAGACGCTGGAGGCCGCCAGGATCGGCGCGGCGGCAGTGGAGGTGGACCTCGAGGAACTGCCCTCGGTCATCACGCTCCAGGACGCCGTCGCGGCGGACAGCTACCACGGCGCCCGTCCCGTCATGACGCACGGCGACGTCGACGCGGGCTTCGCCGACTCGGCCCACGTGTTCACCGGCGAGTTCCAGTTCTCCGGCCAGGAGCACTTCTACCTGGAGACACACGCGGCCCTCGCCCAGGTCGACGAGAACGGGCAGGTGTTCATCCAGAGCAGCACCCAGCACCCCTCGGAGACCCAGGAGATCGTCTCGCACGTGCTCGGGGTGCCCGCCCACGAGGTGACCGTGCAGTGCCTGCGGATGGGCGGCGGCTTCGGCGGCAAGGAGATGCAGCCGCACGGGTTCGCGGCCGTCGCCGCGCTCGGCGCCAAACTGACCGGCCGCCCGGTGCGGTTCCGGCTCAACCGCACCCAGGACCTCACCATGTCCGGCAAGCGGCACGGGTTCCACGCCACCTGGAAGATCGGCTTCGACACCGAGGGCCGCATCCAGGCCCTCGACGCCACGCTGACCGCGGACGGCGGCTGGAGCCTGGACCTGTCCGAGCCGGTGCTCGCCCGCGCGCTGTGCCACATCGACAACACGTACTGGATCCCCAACGCCCGGGTCGCCGGGCGCATCGCCAAGACCAACACGGTCTCCAACACCGCCTTCCGCGGCTTCGGCGGCCCGCAGGGCATGCTGGTGATCGAGGACATCCTCGGCCGCTGCGCGCCGCGGCTCGGCGTGGACGCCAAGGAGCTGCGGGAACGCAACTTCTACCGGCCGGGCCAGGGCCAGACGACCCCGTACGGGCAGCCGGTCACCCAGCCCGAGCGGATCGCCGCCGTCTGGCGGCAGGTCCAGGACAACGGCCACATCGCCGACCGCGAGCGCGAGATCGCCGCCTTCAACGCCGCGCACCCGCACACCAAGCGGGCCCTCGCGGTCACCGGCGTGAAGTTCGGCATCTCGTTCAACCTCACCGCCTTCAACCAGGGCGGCGCGCTGGTGCTGATCTACAAGGACGGCTCCGTCCTGATCAACCACGGCGGCACCGAGATGGGCCAGGGCCTGCACACCAAGATGCTCCAGGTGGCCGCGACCACGCTGGGCATCCCGCTGCACAAGGTGCGCCTCGCCCCGACCCGGACCGACAAGGTGCCCAACACCTCCGCCACGGCGGCCAGTTCCGGAGCCGACCTGAACGGCGGGGCGGTGAAGAACGCCTGCGAGCAGCTGCGCGAACGGCTGCTGCGGGTGGCCGCGAGCCAACTGGGCTCCAACGCCGCGGACGTGCGCATCGTTGAGGGCGTCGCACGGAGCCTGGGCAGTGATCAGGAGCTGGCCTGGGACGACCTGGTGCGCACCGCGTACTTCCAGCGGGTCCAGCTCTCCGCGGCCGGCTACTACCGGACCGAGGGGCTGCACTGGGACGCCAAGACGTTCCGGGGGTCGCCGTTCAAGTACTTCGCGATCGGCGCCGCCGCGACCGAGGTGGAGGTGGACGGCTTCACCGGCGCGTACCGCATCCGGCGGGTGGACATCGTGCACGACGTCGGCGACAGCCTGTCCCCGCTGATCGACATCGGCCAGGTCGAGGGCGGGTTCGTGCAGGGCGCGGGCTGGCTGACGCTGGAGGACCTGCGCTGGGACACCGGCGACGGCCCGAACCGCGGCCGTCTGCTGACCCAGGCCGCCAGCACGTACAAGCTGCCGAGCTTCTCGGAGATGCCCGAGGAGTTCAACGTCACCCTCCTGGAGAACGCCACCGAGGAAGGTGCGGTGTTCGGGTCCAAGGCGGTCGGCGAGCCCCCGCTGATGCTGGCGTTCTCGGTGCGCGAGGCGCTGCGGCAGGCGGCCGCCGCGTTCGGGCCGCGGGGGACGGCCGTCGAGCTGGCCTCGCCCGCCACGCCGGAGGCGGTGTACTGGGCGATCGAGTCGGCCCGGCAGGGCGGCACCGCCGGGAACGGCCGCGTCAGCGACGAGGCGGCCGCCGGCGGCGCGGTCCGCACCGGCGTGGAAGCGCTGAGCGGTGCCTGA
- a CDS encoding xanthine dehydrogenase small subunit translates to MVTARITVNGKEAPIAPAAPHTTVLDFLRERGLTGTKEGCAEGECGACSVLVARPGVNKPTDWVPVNACLVPVAALDGQEVVTSEGLATVEAPGTPPVLHPVQEEMAVRGGSQCGYCTPGFVCSMAAEYYRPDRCAHADRGPGATTGADDGDSGDAEHGPNGFDLHALSGNLCRCTGYRPIRDAAFAVGTPTDQDPLARRREQEPPAPVATEYRQDDSAFLRRSTLAETLRLLRERPDAVVVAGSTDWGVEVNIRSRRADCVIAVDRLPELRDLRVESDHVEIGAALTLTEIERRLDGSVPLLAQLFPQFASRLIRNGATLGGNLGTGSPIGDSPPVLLALEASLVLADADGEREVPLADYFTGYRQSVRRPGELIRAVRLPLPLSPVTAFHKIAKRRFDDISSVAVAFALDVEDGTVRKARIGLGGVAATPVRALATEAALEGRPWTTGTAEAAAEVLRGEGTPMSDHRASAGYRAAMLGQSLLKLYAQTTEAVPS, encoded by the coding sequence ATGGTGACGGCACGGATCACGGTCAACGGAAAAGAAGCACCGATCGCACCGGCCGCCCCGCACACCACGGTGCTCGACTTCCTGCGCGAGCGCGGCCTCACCGGGACCAAGGAGGGCTGCGCGGAGGGCGAGTGCGGCGCCTGTTCGGTCCTGGTGGCGCGCCCGGGGGTGAACAAGCCCACCGACTGGGTGCCGGTCAACGCCTGCCTGGTCCCGGTCGCGGCGCTCGACGGGCAGGAGGTCGTCACCTCCGAGGGCCTCGCCACCGTCGAGGCGCCCGGCACGCCGCCCGTCCTGCACCCGGTGCAGGAGGAGATGGCGGTCCGCGGCGGCTCCCAGTGCGGCTACTGCACGCCGGGGTTCGTCTGCAGCATGGCGGCCGAGTACTACCGTCCCGACCGCTGCGCGCACGCGGACCGGGGCCCGGGCGCGACCACCGGCGCCGACGACGGCGACAGCGGCGACGCCGAGCACGGGCCGAACGGCTTCGACCTGCACGCGCTCAGCGGCAACCTGTGCCGCTGCACCGGCTACCGGCCGATCCGCGACGCCGCCTTCGCCGTCGGCACGCCCACCGACCAGGACCCGCTGGCCCGGCGCCGCGAGCAGGAACCGCCCGCGCCGGTCGCCACCGAGTACCGCCAGGACGACAGCGCCTTCCTGCGCCGCAGCACCCTGGCCGAGACCCTGCGACTGCTGCGCGAGCGGCCCGACGCGGTGGTGGTCGCGGGCAGCACCGACTGGGGCGTCGAGGTCAACATCCGCTCCCGCCGGGCGGATTGCGTGATCGCCGTCGACCGGCTGCCCGAACTGCGCGACCTGCGGGTCGAGTCCGACCACGTCGAGATCGGGGCCGCGCTGACGCTCACCGAGATCGAACGCCGCCTGGACGGCAGCGTCCCGCTGCTGGCACAGCTGTTCCCGCAGTTCGCGTCCCGGCTGATCCGCAACGGCGCGACCCTCGGCGGCAACCTGGGCACCGGCTCGCCCATCGGCGACAGCCCGCCGGTGCTGCTGGCGCTGGAGGCGTCGCTGGTGCTCGCCGACGCCGACGGGGAGCGCGAGGTCCCGCTGGCCGACTACTTCACCGGCTACCGGCAGAGCGTGCGCCGGCCCGGCGAGCTGATCCGCGCCGTGCGCCTGCCGCTGCCGCTGTCTCCGGTCACGGCCTTCCACAAGATCGCCAAGCGGCGCTTCGACGACATCTCCAGCGTGGCGGTCGCCTTCGCGCTCGACGTCGAGGACGGCACCGTCCGCAAGGCCCGCATCGGGCTCGGCGGCGTGGCCGCCACCCCGGTCCGCGCGCTCGCCACCGAAGCCGCCCTGGAGGGCCGGCCCTGGACCACCGGGACCGCCGAGGCCGCGGCCGAGGTGCTGCGGGGCGAGGGCACGCCGATGAGCGACCACCGGGCCAGCGCCGGATACCGGGCCGCGATGCTCGGCCAGAGCCTGCTGAAGCTGTACGCACAGACCACCGAGGCGGTGCCGTCATGA
- a CDS encoding NB-ARC domain-containing protein, with protein sequence MRDSHRAEAEGLLRRAVEEEVRRSGGRTDGNVLLSRARAALDAMAGTAGEEYSAYTHALDEAAAGQLTFRQRYAREGAGTPLLVAAVAAVAAVVADVALGTGTGTAVGAGVTVGVVGAAATVVKVVGAHVPAAHHRAGAVSQPGGPEQLRLQWLTALEVRGIRPFLDQQRMLAASTGPAKTGPKLRGADKSAAARGRSALEQSFGQLPEPEGAFAGRRAEMARLRQWVQAARASTETKPTVVVLHGAPGSGRTTLAVRAVHELRDYFRGACLVDLRGAGSAAGGSTAGGSTAGGGGSGGPGPAGSVEGGESPLSTRDALLHLLNRLGAPREQLLFRERSSADQQVKRLSELYHQHLTGVPVTVVLDDASDPEQVRTLVPERSDSLVLVTARQALRLPPDLPARVYDLPVEALDAAGAEELLGAAAEDASGPYDAESSEQIRQLCGGLPLALRIAGSSLGPRSPRALATDLAAYGPVEPVERALWLRYTDQSELGPAAAAPAGAGRAHLAGCRRRGRAAGHGRDGGDPAARGAVAGGTDRPRPGQPLPPARRGARLRPRPPRRRGGARRADGRTGTAHRQLRRAGRLRTAAGRRQHVDPLQPVRAVRLHVPGRGAALAGRRVELHHGGAQARGGRRPGHGAEPAGRAVRLLPAARRPLPAGRDQRAGAVRGPGAAGALGAVAHRYRGPAAR encoded by the coding sequence ATGCGGGACAGTCATCGGGCGGAGGCCGAAGGGCTGCTCAGGCGGGCCGTGGAGGAGGAGGTACGGCGTTCGGGCGGACGCACGGACGGGAACGTACTGCTCTCCCGGGCCCGCGCCGCGCTGGACGCGATGGCGGGCACGGCCGGCGAGGAGTACTCGGCCTACACGCACGCCCTCGACGAGGCGGCGGCGGGACAGCTCACCTTCCGCCAGCGCTACGCCCGTGAGGGCGCCGGCACGCCCCTGCTGGTGGCCGCCGTGGCCGCGGTCGCCGCGGTGGTGGCCGACGTGGCGCTGGGCACCGGCACCGGCACCGCGGTGGGCGCGGGCGTGACGGTCGGGGTCGTCGGCGCGGCGGCGACCGTGGTGAAGGTGGTCGGGGCCCATGTGCCGGCCGCCCACCACCGGGCCGGGGCGGTCAGCCAGCCCGGCGGGCCCGAGCAGTTGCGGCTGCAGTGGCTCACCGCGCTGGAGGTGCGCGGCATCCGGCCGTTCCTGGACCAGCAGCGGATGCTCGCCGCGTCCACCGGACCGGCCAAGACCGGGCCGAAGCTGCGGGGCGCGGACAAGAGCGCGGCCGCCCGGGGACGCAGCGCGCTGGAGCAGTCGTTCGGGCAACTGCCCGAACCGGAGGGCGCGTTCGCGGGCCGGCGGGCGGAGATGGCGCGGCTGCGGCAGTGGGTGCAGGCGGCCCGCGCGAGCACGGAGACCAAACCGACGGTGGTGGTGCTGCACGGGGCGCCCGGCAGCGGCCGTACGACGCTTGCGGTCCGGGCCGTCCACGAGCTGCGGGACTACTTCCGCGGGGCCTGCCTGGTCGACCTGCGCGGGGCCGGGTCGGCGGCGGGCGGCTCCACGGCGGGCGGCTCCACGGCGGGCGGCGGCGGGTCCGGCGGACCGGGACCGGCCGGCTCCGTGGAGGGCGGGGAGTCGCCGCTGAGCACCCGGGACGCCCTGCTGCACCTGCTGAACCGGCTCGGGGCGCCGCGCGAACAGCTGCTGTTCCGGGAGCGCTCGTCCGCGGACCAGCAGGTCAAGCGGCTCAGCGAGCTGTACCACCAGCATCTGACGGGTGTCCCGGTCACCGTCGTCCTCGACGACGCCTCGGATCCCGAGCAGGTGCGCACGCTGGTGCCGGAGCGGTCGGACAGCCTGGTGCTGGTCACCGCGCGCCAGGCACTGCGGCTTCCGCCGGACCTGCCCGCCCGGGTGTACGACCTGCCCGTGGAGGCGCTGGACGCGGCGGGCGCGGAGGAGCTGCTGGGCGCCGCCGCCGAGGACGCGTCCGGCCCGTACGACGCCGAGTCGAGCGAGCAGATCCGGCAGCTGTGCGGCGGGCTGCCGCTGGCGCTGCGTATCGCCGGGTCGTCGTTGGGCCCGCGCTCGCCGCGCGCGCTGGCGACCGACCTGGCCGCCTACGGCCCGGTGGAACCGGTCGAGCGGGCGCTGTGGCTGCGCTACACCGACCAGTCGGAGCTAGGCCCGGCGGCTGCTGCGCCGGCTGGCGCTGGCCGGGCGCACCTCGCTGGGTGCCGCCGCCGCGGCCGCGCTGCTGGCCACGGACGAGACGGAGGCGACCCGGCAGCTCGCGGCGCTGTCGCGGGCGGGACTGATCGACCACGTCCGGGGCAGCCGCTACCGCCTGCACGACGTGGTGCGCGCCTTCGCCCGCGCCCGCCTCGCCGACGAGGAGGAGCCCGGCGAGCGGACGGCCGCACAGGAACGGCTCATCGCCAACTACGCCGAGCTGGCCGACTCCGTACTGCGGCTGGTCGACGGCAACATGTCGACCCGCTCCAACCAGTTCGGGCAGTACGGCTTCACGTCCCTGGACGAGGCGCTGCGCTGGCTGGACGACGAGTCGAGCTTCATCACGGCGGCGCTCAGGCACGCGGAGGGCGTCGACCAGGGCACGGTGCTGAACCTGCTGGGCGCGCTGTGCGACTACTGCCTGCTGCGCGGCGACCTCTACCGGCTGGGCGAGATCAACGAGCTGGCGCAGTCCGTGGACCAGGGGCTGCTGGTGCGCTCGGTGCAGTGGCGCACCGGTATCGCGGCCCGGCAGCTCGGTGA
- a CDS encoding tetratricopeptide repeat protein has translation MQWRTGIAARQLGELDKARTTLASVVDLYRDAHHDAGAARALCSLGITLHHQGNLTDAAAKLQEALDLQAAPELATDRAWTLHALAAVQRDRARLAEALELLTESLVLHRAGESVHGQAWAHFQLGQLHLRMGDVPGAESDLRAALDLYGRTQDARGEAWALTQLARARLVDGDVSAAVEGLRRAETRHRENEDARGKAWTIYYLGQALEETGALDQSVRALERSRTMFSRMRDVYGLACARHHSARVTRDQRAAQTGSLRNSGFARQLLVDARADFQRIGVGHGEAWTCLELAVVDAGNARTPQALALCDEAAALFAGYGDRRGEDWARFLRCTLLPYAAPGGVEIGTAVAQEELAQLSRARHPARDTKLNDYVDAYQLLLERGVQLEAGWQAWRLGMVPGRQAREVMGVAVTA, from the coding sequence GTGCAGTGGCGCACCGGTATCGCGGCCCGGCAGCTCGGTGAGCTGGACAAGGCGCGTACGACGCTGGCCTCCGTGGTCGACCTGTACCGGGACGCCCATCACGACGCCGGTGCGGCGCGGGCCCTGTGCTCGCTGGGGATCACGCTGCACCACCAGGGCAACCTGACCGACGCGGCGGCCAAGCTCCAGGAGGCGCTGGACCTCCAGGCCGCGCCGGAGCTGGCCACGGACCGGGCGTGGACGCTGCACGCGCTGGCGGCGGTGCAGCGCGACCGGGCCCGGCTGGCCGAGGCGCTGGAGCTGCTCACCGAGTCGCTGGTGCTGCACCGCGCGGGCGAGTCGGTGCACGGCCAGGCGTGGGCCCACTTCCAGCTCGGCCAGCTGCACCTGCGGATGGGCGACGTGCCGGGCGCGGAGTCGGACCTGCGGGCCGCCCTGGACCTGTACGGCCGCACCCAGGACGCCCGCGGCGAGGCCTGGGCGCTGACCCAGCTGGCGCGGGCCCGCCTGGTGGACGGGGACGTGTCCGCGGCGGTGGAGGGGCTGCGACGGGCGGAGACCCGGCACCGGGAGAACGAAGACGCGCGCGGCAAGGCGTGGACCATCTACTACCTGGGCCAGGCACTGGAGGAGACGGGCGCCCTGGACCAGTCGGTGCGCGCACTGGAACGCTCCCGCACGATGTTCTCCCGGATGCGGGACGTGTACGGCCTGGCCTGCGCCCGGCACCACTCGGCGCGGGTCACCCGGGACCAGCGCGCCGCCCAGACCGGTTCCCTGCGCAACTCGGGCTTCGCCCGGCAGCTCCTGGTCGACGCGCGCGCCGACTTCCAGCGCATCGGCGTCGGGCACGGCGAGGCATGGACCTGCCTGGAGCTGGCGGTCGTGGACGCGGGCAACGCGCGTACGCCGCAGGCGCTGGCCCTGTGCGACGAGGCCGCCGCACTGTTCGCCGGGTACGGCGACCGGCGCGGCGAGGACTGGGCCCGCTTCCTGCGCTGCACGCTGCTGCCCTACGCCGCCCCCGGCGGGGTGGAGATCGGCACGGCGGTGGCGCAGGAGGAGCTGGCCCAGCTGTCCCGCGCACGCCATCCCGCCCGCGACACCAAGCTGAACGACTACGTGGACGCCTACCAGCTCCTGCTGGAGCGCGGCGTACAGCTGGAGGCGGGCTGGCAGGCCTGGCGCCTGGGCATGGTCCCGGGCCGCCAGGCGCGGGAGGTGATGGGCGTGGCGGTCACGGCCTGA
- the mca gene encoding mycothiol conjugate amidase Mca, translated as MAVHAHPDDESSKGAATMAKYVSEGVDVLVVTCTGGERGSILNPKLQGDAYIEENIHEVRRKEMDEAREILGVGQEWLGFVDSGLPEGDPLPPLPEGCFALEDVDKAAGELVRKIRSFRPQVITTYDENGGYPHPDHIMTHKITMVAFEGAADTEKYPEGEYGTAYQPLKVYYNQGFNRPRTEALHHALLDRGLESPYEDWLKRWSEFERKERTLTTHVPCADFFEIRDKALIAHATQIDPEGGWFRVPMEIQKEVWPTEEYELAKSLVETSLPEDDLFAGIRDNA; from the coding sequence ATGGCCGTTCACGCCCACCCCGACGACGAGTCGAGCAAGGGCGCGGCCACCATGGCGAAGTACGTGTCCGAGGGGGTGGACGTGCTGGTGGTGACCTGCACGGGCGGGGAGCGCGGCTCCATCCTCAACCCGAAGCTCCAGGGGGACGCGTACATCGAGGAGAACATCCACGAGGTGCGCAGGAAGGAGATGGACGAGGCCCGGGAGATCCTGGGCGTGGGGCAGGAGTGGCTCGGCTTCGTCGACTCCGGGCTGCCCGAGGGCGACCCGCTGCCGCCGCTGCCGGAGGGCTGCTTCGCCCTGGAGGACGTCGACAAGGCGGCCGGCGAGCTGGTGCGGAAGATCCGCTCCTTCCGGCCCCAGGTGATCACCACCTACGACGAGAACGGCGGCTACCCGCACCCCGACCACATCATGACCCACAAGATCACGATGGTGGCGTTCGAGGGCGCGGCGGACACCGAGAAGTACCCGGAGGGCGAGTACGGGACGGCGTACCAGCCGCTGAAGGTCTACTACAACCAGGGCTTCAACCGGCCCCGCACCGAGGCGCTGCACCACGCGCTGCTGGACCGCGGCCTGGAGTCGCCCTACGAGGACTGGCTCAAGCGCTGGTCGGAGTTCGAGCGCAAGGAGCGCACCCTCACCACGCACGTGCCCTGCGCGGACTTCTTCGAGATCCGCGACAAGGCGCTGATCGCGCACGCCACGCAGATCGACCCCGAGGGGGGCTGGTTCCGGGTGCCGATGGAGATCCAGAAGGAGGTCTGGCCGACCGAGGAGTACGAGCTGGCCAAGTCCCTCGTGGAAACCTCCCTCCCCGAGGACGACCTCTTCGCGGGCATCCGGGACAATGCCTGA
- a CDS encoding DUF4307 domain-containing protein, whose translation MSTASTRTPQGRYGRSSVEQADRTLKIVGAVLGALLLALIGWFGYHYVGQNKISGELIGFELAEDSVQVHLEVRKDAGVTGYCTVRSQAEDGDEVGRADFRFDGDDTRIDKVVTLRTKAAGTSAELLGCHPE comes from the coding sequence ATGAGCACGGCGAGCACGCGGACTCCTCAGGGCCGCTACGGCCGCTCCTCGGTCGAGCAGGCCGACCGCACGCTCAAGATCGTCGGCGCCGTGCTCGGCGCGCTCCTGCTCGCACTGATCGGCTGGTTCGGCTACCACTACGTCGGTCAGAACAAGATCAGCGGCGAGCTGATCGGCTTCGAGCTCGCCGAGGACTCGGTGCAGGTGCACCTGGAGGTCCGCAAGGACGCCGGCGTCACCGGCTACTGCACGGTGCGCTCCCAGGCGGAGGACGGCGACGAGGTGGGCCGGGCCGACTTCCGCTTCGACGGGGACGACACCCGCATCGACAAGGTCGTCACGCTGCGGACCAAGGCCGCCGGGACGTCGGCCGAGCTGCTCGGCTGCCATCCGGAGTGA
- the greA gene encoding transcription elongation factor GreA, whose translation MTQTSENVTWLTQEAYNKLKEELEYLTGPARTEISAKIAAAREEGDLRENGGYHAAKEEQGKQELRVRQLTQLLESAKVGEAPAAGGVVAPGMVVTIAFDGDEDDTLTFLLASREYASSDIETYSPQSPLGSGVLGHKVGDDAQYELPNGKPASVRILKAEPYNG comes from the coding sequence GTGACCCAGACCAGCGAGAACGTCACCTGGCTGACCCAGGAGGCGTACAACAAGCTCAAGGAGGAGCTTGAATACCTTACTGGTCCTGCGCGCACCGAGATCTCTGCCAAGATCGCCGCGGCTCGTGAGGAGGGGGACCTGCGTGAGAACGGCGGGTACCACGCGGCGAAGGAGGAGCAGGGCAAGCAGGAGCTCCGCGTGCGCCAGCTGACCCAGCTGCTCGAAAGCGCCAAGGTGGGCGAGGCCCCGGCCGCCGGCGGCGTCGTGGCGCCCGGCATGGTCGTCACGATCGCCTTCGACGGCGACGAGGACGACACGCTGACCTTCCTGCTCGCCTCGCGCGAGTACGCGAGCTCGGACATCGAGACGTACTCTCCGCAGTCCCCGCTCGGCTCGGGCGTCCTCGGCCACAAGGTCGGCGACGACGCGCAGTACGAGCTGCCCAACGGCAAGCCGGCCTCGGTGAGGATCCTCAAGGCCGAGCCGTACAACGGCTGA